A region of the Haemophilus parainfluenzae genome:
ATGAAAAAAGTTTGGCAGAGTAAATTATTAAAAGGATCCTTTGCAATGATATTGATGAGTGTGACGAATGTCGCATTTGGTGAAGTCAATGCAAAGGATTTTTCTGCCAAAAATCCACCGCACTTACCACTAGCGAACGTGGCTCAGTTTGAAGATGGTCGAGATTATTTCTCATATCAAGAACCGATTGAACAAGCCAAAAGAAGCGATCGTAAAATTCCGATCCAATTTTTCTTTGATTATGACTGTCGAGTTTGTTCTTCAGCCCAAGACATCTTGCAGCTTTATAGCCAAATTCGCCCTAATAAAGTGGCATTAGAAGAGCATCCAGTTGCTACAAACGAAGCTAAATTTTCAGCCACAATATTCTATACATTACAGCGTTTAAAAGTAGGCGAGTTGTCAGATACGCTGTTATTTGAAACCTCTGAAAAGGCACGCTATACCGAATTATCCACATTAGATAATATGCGTGAATGGATAATTTCGCAAGGGATCAGCAAAGCTGAATTTAATAAAGTTGTGCATTCTGCTGAAGTAAAAGAAGATGTGAATAACGCCATTTATTTGACAGAAGAATATGGTGTATTCACTTTCCCTTATGTAGTTGTGGGCGGAAAATATGTTCTCACCGCGAGTACGCTGTATAACGATGATTATGGAGTAGCGGTATTAGATTTCTTAGTGAATAAACTCGAACAAGAAAGGAAAAAACAATGAAAATCGGGATTGTTGGTGCAATGGCACAAGAAGTGGAAATTTTATCCCAATTAATGACAGATAAAAGAGAAACAAAAGTGGCAAGTGCGGTCATTTTTGAAGGTAAAATTAATGGTAAAGAAGTCGCATTATTGCAATCAGGGATTGGTAAAGTCGCGGCAGCTATTGGCACTACCGCTTTATTACAATTGGCTAAACCGAATGTGGTTTTAAATACCGGCTCAGCAGGCGGTGTCGCAAAAGGTTTAAAAGTAGGGGATATCGTTATTTCGGATGAAACCCGCTATCACGATGCTGATGTGACGGCATTTGGCTATGAAAAAGGGCAGTTACCTGCAAATCCTGCGGCTTTTCTTTCAGATAAAAAATTAGCAGATTTAGCCGATGAAATTGCACAGTCACAAGGACAAAATGTAAAACGTGGTTTAATTTGTTCGGGAGATAGCTTTATTAATAGCGAAGAAAAAATTGCTCAAATTAAAGCGGATTTCCCTCACATAACTGCAGTAGAAATGGAAGCAACAGCGATAGCACAAGTTTGTCATGCCTTTAACGTACCTTTTGTGGTCGTTCGTGCAATTTCGGATGCAGGCGATGGCGAAGCGAGTATGTCTTTTGAAGAGTTCTTACCGTTAGCTGCAAAACAGTCTTCGGCATTAGTATTAGGGATGATCGACAGACTGTAGTAATAATCTTTTAATAAGATAATAAATTCTAAAATTGAATTATAAACATTATTTAAAAAAGCATAGCTTATTAGCTATGCCTTTTTATATGAGCCAATTAGAATTTATAATTTAAACTCAGAATATAAGTTCTTCCACGAGCAAAGTTATAAAGTACAGATTTATCTTTTCCTCCATCTTCACAAGTATTATTTTTACTACAAATTGAATCATTTAAGCTTGAATAATAGCGCTGTGAAGCAGCATCGTTCCCTGAGTCTAAAGGATCAACATAACGTTTATCTAGTAGGTTTTGTACTTCAGCTTTGATAATTAAATCTTTAACAGGTTCATAACTTACATGCAAATCTAAAATAATCGGTTGTTTATTAATTTCCTCTGTTTTTTTGATTGCATAATAAGTTCGTTCATGGCTCGTATTTAATTCAAATTGAGAACCGTTAATATAATCTTCTTGAATGGTTGCTCGTTTACTTTTCCCATAGTAACGTGCTGCGATACCAAGAGTTAATTTTTGATCAAACCAGCGAGAGCCAAGTTCTAATCTTCCATAATCTTTAGGCAACATTGAAATACGAGATAAACCATAACCTTGTTTTAAGATCTCTTTTTCAGAACTATTTATAGGACGTGGGCTAGCGTCCGCATAATTGGTTGGCTGATTCGTGCGTTGATAAGCATAAGACAGATTTGCAAAGAAACGTCCCATGTCATAATTTACTTCTAATTCAACACCGCTCTTTTTCACAATAGGCTTATAATTTTGATGAGCAATGGTGAATCTAAATCCATTCTCAGAGGCCCAGTCAGGAACAATGCCATCTCTCCACCATACACCATATACATTATGAATATAATTTTTGATAAAACTACGATAGCCCACTAATTTTAAACCTAATACATCTTCTTTAGTGAAAACGCCTTTTTTGTAGGTATTAAAACCAAGTTGATAAGTTTCAGCTCGCTCAGGTTTTAATGCCGTATTTACGCCAACATCAGATACTTGAGAGAAGAACATTTCTTGAATATTTGGCATTCTATGTGTGCGCGAATAGGTGAAAAACGGCATAAAATAATCATTGATATCCGCGCTAAGTGTTGCCGAGTGATTTATCGCTGTTTTATGTCCTGATTTATGCAAAATCGGTTCATTAATTTGTGTTGGTGTATTTTCGTAATCTACATACTCACCGTTAAATGCATAATGCGTAAAATTGACACTATAGTCTAAATGGTAAATACCTTTAGAAAGTGCGGTATCAAAATAAACAGTTTTAAATTTTTGTTTACCAGAAGGTTGTAAGATTACTGAACGTTGGGGGAGTAAAGTTCTAGTGCCCTCAAATTTTCCTAAATAATTGTAACGACCAGGATCGTGCGATGCTTCTTTGGAAAATAAACTTAATTCGTCTGGAAAACGATTTTTGCTATATTCATTGGTAATATAGTTAAAACCTAACGTAGCTTTTAAATCAATTTCTTTTGGTAATAAGAATGTGTAGCTGTTATTAATATCAATGATATTTGCTACATTTTTTGTGATAAGTTTATCTGTGACTCGCCAGCCAGAAAAAAATCCTCCCTTAGGATAAATTGTTTTTCCAAGGTTATGTGCCACCATTAAGTTAAGATCGAGATAACTGTTATTATTAAAATTATAATTGACTTGGTAATTTTGATTCTCAATTTTGCGAGAACCAATTTTATTATCCAATGTACGTAGTTGCGCCCCTAGCGTATGGTGATCATCCCCATACTCAAATTTTAATAAATGGCTACGAGAACGAGATTGCAAACTGCCAGGTTCAATAGGGGCGACGCTATATTGATCTTTATTACGTTCAAATGATTTGTCAGTTTTTTCAATTCCATCATCACCTTTTTGGAGCTCTTCAATATCCTCAGGTTTTTTTCCAGCTCCTAATTGTTGTAGAATGTTTTTTCTAGCCTGATTTTTATAAATATTTTTTACACTGGTCTCTGTTTCTTCAGGATCGTATATATTGGATTTTTCAATATGAGTAATACAATTTGAATCGGTCCATATTGTTTCTGTTTCTCCTGTTAAATCATTAGAGCTTGTCGTTTTTTCTGTACTTCCATGAAATGTTGGAGAGGGGGCATTGCAAGACCAATGGTTTTTGTTTAAATCAGGTGTCCATTGTCCAGCTGAATTTAAAACATAACCTGCATTGCGGAAATAGGCTTCTTTCTCTTTAGCAAGAATATCTTTCCCTAGCGAAGACAATCGTTCTCCTCCACCAATACGATAATCTTGTGAAACTTCACGTTGGCTATAACCATATGCCACGCCTACATAGCCACCATTATCAAGCCATTTTCTGCCTGCAGCCATCGTCATAAAATTGGATTTAGTTGCATTACTTCCCGTCATTCCTTTTACGATGAGCCCAAAAGGTTTGTCATCAGTAATAACATCATTAACACCTAGTGTTCTAAAATTAGCACTACCAGACAAGGTATTTATACCATTAGAACCGGAAAAATTACTTTTATTGACATCTACACCAGCAATAAAATTGGGCTCTATTACTGCTCCAAATTGAGAGCTACCACCAGATTGTCCTGAATCCATTGAGGTAGAATAAAAAGTTTGTGTGACGCCATCGACCATAGTATTGACACGACCTAACCCATTTTCGCCACGAATATTAACAGAAACTACGCCAGAGCCTTTATCTTGTTGAGTAAAGGCTCCCGGAATGCTACGAATCACTTGATCGATAGTTTGTGTATCTTTAAATATATGTTCTCTAGTGCTTTTCGCTTTTGCTTCTGTAAAAGGTTTTTTATCGTTAGCGACATTTTTTTCTACTACATCAATTTGATCTAATGTTTCTTCAGCTTTTGCATCAACGATAGAAATACTTAGGGCATTGATTAAGCAGAGTGTGATTAAATTTAATTTAATAACTTTCTTCATTACATATCCTTATTGTTTCTTTGAGAAAGATTCGCATTATCTTCTTGTATTTTGTAAAACTCAATACTTTTTTATTAAAATTAATATAAAAAATTAAAAAAATGAAAAAAATTAATTTTAAAAGATAGGGGATAAGTGGGTTAGCTCCTTAACTAAAAAAGCTTATAGGTACGCGTTTGTTATTTTTTACTCTTTGTTAGTGGATCTTGAGTTAAGTTTAAAAGGTGGTAATAGCGAAATAGAGTGTTTATCTCTATAATATGTAAAATTGTGATAAGTAAAGGATAAGTTATATGGGAATGATTATCACCGTTGATGGTCCAAGTGGGGCAGGAAAAGGAACACTTTGTTACGCATTGGCAGAAAAGTTAGGTTTTACCTTATTAGATAGTGGTGCGATTTATCGCGTGACAGCATTGGCTGCGCTGAAACGTCATGCAGACTTAACCGATGAAGAAGGATTAGCGGAGTTAGCCCGTCATTTAGATATCCAGTTCATCCCGAAAAATGGTGAAGTAAATGTGCTTCTTGGCGGAATGGATGCGAGTCATTTAATCCGTACGCAAGAAGTGGCGGAAGCAGCTTCAAAACTGGCGGTTTTTCCTAAAGTGCGGTCAGCTTTACTGCAACTTCAGCAGGATTTTGGTAAAAATGACGGTCTGATTGCTGATGGGCGAGATATGGGAACGGTGGTTTTCCCAAATGCGCAAGTGAAACTGTTTTTAGACGCAAGTGCAGAAGAACGTGCAAAAAGACGCTATAAACAGTTGCAAAATAAGGGAATTAATGGTAACTTTGCACAGATTTTAGCCGAGATACAAGAACGCGATTTTCGTGATAGAAATCGTGAGGTTGCGCCATTGAAACCGGCTGATGATGCTTTATTGTTAGATAGTACAACATTGAGTATTGATGAAGTCATTGCTCAAGCGTTAGCTTATATTCAACAAAAAGCGTCAATTTCGATTTAACTGTTTATTCAAGGAAGAATAGACATTTATCCTCAACCCCGCATTTTATGGATCTTAATGTGGATGTTATTAACTTAAATTAAGAAGATTATTTATATGTCAGAATCTTTTGCTCAACTCTTTGAAGAATCATTAAAAGGCCTTGAAACCCGTCAAGGTTCAATCGTTAGCGGTACTGTTGTTGCTATTCAAAAAGGCTTTGTACTTGTTGATGCAGGCTTAAAATCTGAATCTGCAATTCCTGTTGCTGAATTCCAGAACGCTCAAGGTGAACTTGAAGTTAAAGTTGGCGACACAGTAAACGTAGCTTTAGATGCAGTTGAAGATGGTTACGGCGAAACTAAACTTTCTCGTGAGAAAGCTGTTCGTCACGAATCTTGGATTGAATTAGAAAAAGCTTACGAAGAAAAAGCGACCGTTATCGGTTTAATCAACGGTAAAGTGAAAGGCGGTTTCACAGTTGAGTTAAACGGTGTTCGTGCATTCTTACCAGGTTCATTAGTTGATACACGTCCTGCACGTGAAGCTGATCACCTACTTGGTAAAGAATTAGAATTCAAAGTAATCAAATTAGATCAAAAACGTAACAACGTTGTTGTTTCTCGTCGTGCAGTGATCGAATCTGAAAACAGCCAAGAACGTGAACAAATCCTTGAGAACCTAGCTGAAGGTTCAGAAGTTAAAGGTATCGTTAAAAACTTAACTGACTACGGTGCGTTCGTAGATTTAGGTGGCGTTGACGGTTTATTACACATCACTGATATGGCTTGGAAACGTGTTAAACACCCAAGCGAAATCGTGAATGTAGGCGACGAAGTGACTGTTAAAGTATTAAAATTTGACAAAGATCGTACTCGCGTATCTTTAGGCTTAAAACAATTAGGTCAAGATCCTTGGGTTGCTATCGCTGAAAACCACCCAGTAAACAGCAAATTAACTGGTAAAGTAACTAACTTAACTGACTATGGTTGTTTCGTTGAAATCTTAGATGGCGTTGAAGGTTTAGTTCACGTTTCTGAAATGGATTGGACTAACAAAAACATCCACCCATCTAAAGTTGTAAGCTTAGGCGATACAGTTGAAGTGATGGTATTAGAAGTTGACGAAGAACGTCGTCGTATTTCTTTAGGCTTAAAACAATGTAAAGCTAACCCATGGACTCAATTCGCTGAAACTCATAACAAAGGCGACAAAGTTACTGGTAAAATCAAATCAATCACTGATTTCGGTATCTTCATCGGTCTTGAAGGTGGTATCGACGGTTTAGTTCACTTATCTGACATTTCTTGGAATGTTGCAGGTGAAGAAGCAGTTCGTAACTACAAAAAAGGTGACGAAGTTTCTGCAGTAGTATTAGCAGTAGATGCAGTGAAAGAACGTATTTCTTTAGGTATCAAACAACTTGAAGATGATCCATTCAACAACTTCGTAGCAATCAACAAAAAAGGTGCAGTAATTTCTGCAACTGTTGTTGAAGCTGACGCTAAAGGTGCTAAAGTTGAATTAGCAGGTGGCGTTGAAGGTTATATCCGTGCAGCAGACTTAACAAACGAAGTTGCCGCAGGTGATGTGGTTGAAGCGAAATACACTGGTGTAGATCGTAAAGCACGTATCGTTCACTTATCTGTAAAAGCGAAAGATCAAGCTGAAGAAGCCGCTGCAGTTGCAAACGTGAATACCAAACAAGAAGATGTTGCTATTCCAAACGCAATGGCTGAAGCTTTCAAAGCAGCTAAAGGTGAATAATTAATTCACATAAATAAGGCTGGGTCATGACTCAGCCTTATTATTACCAGCTATAATTAACAAGGATTTAGCGGTAATTTATTATGAACTAATACATTACCTGTAAGTCTTAATAAATAACAAGTTTAAGTACAAATTTAAAGGAGAGTTGACGATGACTAAATCTGAACTAATTGAAAATCTATCAACAAAGCACCCAACTTTATCCGCAAAAGAAGTAGAAGGTATTGTAAAGGATATTCTTGAACTCATTGCACAATCTTTAGAAGAAGGTAATCGTATTGAAGTACGTGGTTTTGGTAGCTTCTCTTTACACCATCGTCAACCGCGAGTGGGTCGTAATCCAAAAACCGGTGATTCTGTAAAATTAGATGCTAAATCTGTACCGCACTTTAAAGCGGGTAAAGAATTAAAAGATCGCGTAAATGTTTTTGCTTAAACATTCAATCGATATCAATAAAACGACACTTAGGTGTCGTTTTTTATTACAAATTTTGGCATAATGAACCTATTCTTAACAAAGGAGATTGTGATGATTAAATATATTCTCGGACTCATTATTGTGCTGGCTATTGTACTCGTTGCGGTAACTATAGGGGCGAATAATGATCAAGTAATCACCTTTAACTATATTGTTGCTGAAAGCCAATTCCAACTTTCAACATTAGTTGCAATTTTATTTGGTTTTGGATTAATTTTAGGTTGGTTAATTACTGGATTCTCCTACTTAAAATTAAAATTCAAAAATATGTCGTTAGCGCGTCAAGTTAAACGTCAAACCTTACAAATTAACGAATTAACGACTACCCGCGATAAGGCAGTATAATGCTTGAATTACTCTTTCTGCTTCTGCCAATAGCCGCCGCTTATGGTTGGTATATGGGGCATCGGAGTGCCAAGAAAGATCAGGAAGATATTAATAATAAACTCTCCCGTGATTATGTCACGGGGGTCAATTTTTTGCTTTCCAATCAAACGGATAAAGCCGTTGATTTGTTTCTTGATATGTTGCAAAAACAAGAAACCGAAAATGAAATTGAAAGCAACTCTCAATTTGAAGCAGAGCTAACGCTCGGTAATCTTTTCCGTTCTCGAGGCGAAGTGGACCGTGCTTTGCGGATCCATCAAGCACTTGATCGTAGCCCCAATTATTCTTTCGAACAAAAATTATTAGCTAAACAACAACTTGCCAAAGATTTCATGACGGTCGGTTTTTATGACCGTGCTGAAGCGCTTTACATCATTATGGTGGATGAACCAGAATTTGCAGAAAATGCACTGCAACAGCTTTTGGTGATTTATCAAAAAACAAAAGAATGGAAAAAAGCCGTTAATATCGCAGAGAAGCTTGCCAAGATCTCACCTAAAGAAAATAATGTGGAATTAGCACAATGTTATTGTGAATATGCCTTAAGCGGTGAACTTGAAAGTGCGGTCGAAAAACGCAGTATTTTACAAAAAGTGCTGAATGTATCTCCAACCAGTGTGAGAGCATCAATGCTGCTTGCTGATTTAGAAATGGCTAATAAAAACTATCGTCAAGCCATTCATTTTTTAGAGAATATTCTTAATCAAAAACCAATTTATATTGGTGAAGTGCTGAAAACGCTCAAATATTGTTATGATGAATTAGGAGAGAGAGATAACTTTGAGTTATTCTTGATTCGAGCTAGCCAGCAGGTTAACAATACGAAAGTCGATTTAATGTTAGCAAGCGTGATTGAAGAGAAAGATGGTAAGAGTGCTGCACAATCAAAACTTTATCAACAACTTACCAAACATCCAAGTACATCTATTTTCCACCGCTTTATTCAATTCCAAATTGATGATGCAGAGGAAGGGCGAGGTAAAGAAAGTTTAATTTTGCTACATAAAATGGTCGGTGAGAGAATTAAGCAAGGCTTTGGTTATCGTTGCTCAAATTGCGGTTATCAAACTCATAAATTAATGTGGAATTGTCCTTCTTGCAAACAGTGGGAATCCATCAAACCAGAACATAATTAATTGACACAGTGAGGTAAAATTATGAATAGCAAAGTAATCGTTGCATTGGATTACGAAACGGAAGCACAAGCGCTATCCCTCGTGGATCAAATTGATCCAAGCTTATGCCGTTTAAAAGTGGGTAAAGAAATGTTTACCACACTGGGAACAAATTTCGTTAAGCAATTACATGAGCGTCAATTTGATGTTTTCCTCGATCTTAAATTTCATGATATTCCTAATACTGTGGCAAGAGCAGTGCGTTCTGCGGCTGATTTAGGGGTGTGGATGGTTGATGTCCATGCTAGCGGTGGTCTGAAAATGATGGAAGAGGCGAAGAAAATTCTCGAGCCTTATGGAAAAGATGCGCCTTTATTAATCGCAGTAACCGTATTGACCAGTATGGAAGATTTGGATTTATTACAAATCGGTATTAACTCTTCACCACTTGAACATGTTTTACGTCTTGCGCATTTAACCCAGCGAGCAGGATTAGATGGAGTCGTTTGTTCACCACAGGAAGTAGAAATTTTACGTAATACTTGTGGTCCTGATTTTAAATTAGTCACACCGGGGATTCGTCCAATTGGAAGTGATTTTGGCGATCAACGTCGAGTCATGACTCCTGCTGCGGCTATTCGTTCTGGTTCTGATTATTTGGTGATTGGTCGCCCAATTACTCAAGCTGAAAATCCAGCAGAAGTGCTTCGTTCAATTAATTCATCTCTTTCGTAATATGACAGAGAGTACTTTAGTTTATTCTACCGAAGTTGGTCGAATTAAAGCGCAAAAGCAGCCAGTACAACGTCCTAAAGGTGATGGAGTGGTTCGCATCCAAAAACAAACTAGTGGTCGAAAAGGCGCAGGCGTTTCAGTGATTACTGGGCTAGATTTAGCTGATGATGAATTGAAAAAGTTAGCTGCTGAACTTAAAAAGCGATGTGGTTGTGGTGGTTCAGTAAAAGACGGCAATATTGAGATTCAAGGCGAAAAACGTGATTTACTAAAACAACTTTTAGAACAAAAAGGGTTTAAAGTAAAATTAGCGGGTGGCTAAGATAACACAAAAAATCCATCTTCAATTGAAGATGGATTTTTTTATGATTAACTTTCCATGAAGTCTGGTTGGTAAGCAAAGAAAATTGCCCCCAAGAAACTTAATACAGCAAATGCCAGAAATGCATTATTTGGATTTGTAGCTTTGCGACTAAAATATTTAGCCGAGAAGAAGATATAAAGCACAAGCATGATGATTTTCATGATGAGCCAGCTTTGTAACTGATAACCGACCAAGAAGAAAATAGTTAAGCCGCTCGCAATTAAAAGTGTATCAACTAAGTGCGGTAAAATTTTTAGCAGTTTAATTGCTCGCCAATCTTTCCCACTTAATTGCATTCCCCCACGGATAATTAATAATCCCAAACTTAAAAATGCACAAACAATGTGCAAATAAACTAACATAATCACTCCTGATGTAAAAGGAAAGTGCGGTCAAAAGTGACCGCACTTTAATTTCTTATTTTGCAATACGCTTATATTTAATACGATGTGGTTGTGTTGCGGCTTCACCTAAGGTTTTCTTTTTCCACTCTTCGTAGTCTGAGAAGTTACCTTCGTAGAACGTCACTTTACCTTCATCACCGTAATCTAAA
Encoded here:
- the yciH gene encoding stress response translation initiation inhibitor YciH, with the translated sequence MTESTLVYSTEVGRIKAQKQPVQRPKGDGVVRIQKQTSGRKGAGVSVITGLDLADDELKKLAAELKKRCGCGGSVKDGNIEIQGEKRDLLKQLLEQKGFKVKLAGG
- a CDS encoding thiol:disulfide interchange protein DsbA/DsbL, encoding MILMSVTNVAFGEVNAKDFSAKNPPHLPLANVAQFEDGRDYFSYQEPIEQAKRSDRKIPIQFFFDYDCRVCSSAQDILQLYSQIRPNKVALEEHPVATNEAKFSATIFYTLQRLKVGELSDTLLFETSEKARYTELSTLDNMREWIISQGISKAEFNKVVHSAEVKEDVNNAIYLTEEYGVFTFPYVVVGGKYVLTASTLYNDDYGVAVLDFLVNKLEQERKKQ
- the lapB gene encoding lipopolysaccharide assembly protein LapB, coding for MLELLFLLLPIAAAYGWYMGHRSAKKDQEDINNKLSRDYVTGVNFLLSNQTDKAVDLFLDMLQKQETENEIESNSQFEAELTLGNLFRSRGEVDRALRIHQALDRSPNYSFEQKLLAKQQLAKDFMTVGFYDRAEALYIIMVDEPEFAENALQQLLVIYQKTKEWKKAVNIAEKLAKISPKENNVELAQCYCEYALSGELESAVEKRSILQKVLNVSPTSVRASMLLADLEMANKNYRQAIHFLENILNQKPIYIGEVLKTLKYCYDELGERDNFELFLIRASQQVNNTKVDLMLASVIEEKDGKSAAQSKLYQQLTKHPSTSIFHRFIQFQIDDAEEGRGKESLILLHKMVGERIKQGFGYRCSNCGYQTHKLMWNCPSCKQWESIKPEHN
- the cmk gene encoding (d)CMP kinase — translated: MGMIITVDGPSGAGKGTLCYALAEKLGFTLLDSGAIYRVTALAALKRHADLTDEEGLAELARHLDIQFIPKNGEVNVLLGGMDASHLIRTQEVAEAASKLAVFPKVRSALLQLQQDFGKNDGLIADGRDMGTVVFPNAQVKLFLDASAEERAKRRYKQLQNKGINGNFAQILAEIQERDFRDRNREVAPLKPADDALLLDSTTLSIDEVIAQALAYIQQKASISI
- a CDS encoding integration host factor subunit beta — translated: MTKSELIENLSTKHPTLSAKEVEGIVKDILELIAQSLEEGNRIEVRGFGSFSLHHRQPRVGRNPKTGDSVKLDAKSVPHFKAGKELKDRVNVFA
- the pyrF gene encoding orotidine-5'-phosphate decarboxylase gives rise to the protein MNSKVIVALDYETEAQALSLVDQIDPSLCRLKVGKEMFTTLGTNFVKQLHERQFDVFLDLKFHDIPNTVARAVRSAADLGVWMVDVHASGGLKMMEEAKKILEPYGKDAPLLIAVTVLTSMEDLDLLQIGINSSPLEHVLRLAHLTQRAGLDGVVCSPQEVEILRNTCGPDFKLVTPGIRPIGSDFGDQRRVMTPAAAIRSGSDYLVIGRPITQAENPAEVLRSINSSLS
- the rpsA gene encoding 30S ribosomal protein S1, whose product is MSESFAQLFEESLKGLETRQGSIVSGTVVAIQKGFVLVDAGLKSESAIPVAEFQNAQGELEVKVGDTVNVALDAVEDGYGETKLSREKAVRHESWIELEKAYEEKATVIGLINGKVKGGFTVELNGVRAFLPGSLVDTRPAREADHLLGKELEFKVIKLDQKRNNVVVSRRAVIESENSQEREQILENLAEGSEVKGIVKNLTDYGAFVDLGGVDGLLHITDMAWKRVKHPSEIVNVGDEVTVKVLKFDKDRTRVSLGLKQLGQDPWVAIAENHPVNSKLTGKVTNLTDYGCFVEILDGVEGLVHVSEMDWTNKNIHPSKVVSLGDTVEVMVLEVDEERRRISLGLKQCKANPWTQFAETHNKGDKVTGKIKSITDFGIFIGLEGGIDGLVHLSDISWNVAGEEAVRNYKKGDEVSAVVLAVDAVKERISLGIKQLEDDPFNNFVAINKKGAVISATVVEADAKGAKVELAGGVEGYIRAADLTNEVAAGDVVEAKYTGVDRKARIVHLSVKAKDQAEEAAAVANVNTKQEDVAIPNAMAEAFKAAKGE
- a CDS encoding TonB-dependent receptor domain-containing protein codes for the protein MKKVIKLNLITLCLINALSISIVDAKAEETLDQIDVVEKNVANDKKPFTEAKAKSTREHIFKDTQTIDQVIRSIPGAFTQQDKGSGVVSVNIRGENGLGRVNTMVDGVTQTFYSTSMDSGQSGGSSQFGAVIEPNFIAGVDVNKSNFSGSNGINTLSGSANFRTLGVNDVITDDKPFGLIVKGMTGSNATKSNFMTMAAGRKWLDNGGYVGVAYGYSQREVSQDYRIGGGERLSSLGKDILAKEKEAYFRNAGYVLNSAGQWTPDLNKNHWSCNAPSPTFHGSTEKTTSSNDLTGETETIWTDSNCITHIEKSNIYDPEETETSVKNIYKNQARKNILQQLGAGKKPEDIEELQKGDDGIEKTDKSFERNKDQYSVAPIEPGSLQSRSRSHLLKFEYGDDHHTLGAQLRTLDNKIGSRKIENQNYQVNYNFNNNSYLDLNLMVAHNLGKTIYPKGGFFSGWRVTDKLITKNVANIIDINNSYTFLLPKEIDLKATLGFNYITNEYSKNRFPDELSLFSKEASHDPGRYNYLGKFEGTRTLLPQRSVILQPSGKQKFKTVYFDTALSKGIYHLDYSVNFTHYAFNGEYVDYENTPTQINEPILHKSGHKTAINHSATLSADINDYFMPFFTYSRTHRMPNIQEMFFSQVSDVGVNTALKPERAETYQLGFNTYKKGVFTKEDVLGLKLVGYRSFIKNYIHNVYGVWWRDGIVPDWASENGFRFTIAHQNYKPIVKKSGVELEVNYDMGRFFANLSYAYQRTNQPTNYADASPRPINSSEKEILKQGYGLSRISMLPKDYGRLELGSRWFDQKLTLGIAARYYGKSKRATIQEDYINGSQFELNTSHERTYYAIKKTEEINKQPIILDLHVSYEPVKDLIIKAEVQNLLDKRYVDPLDSGNDAASQRYYSSLNDSICSKNNTCEDGGKDKSVLYNFARGRTYILSLNYKF
- a CDS encoding LapA family protein; amino-acid sequence: MIKYILGLIIVLAIVLVAVTIGANNDQVITFNYIVAESQFQLSTLVAILFGFGLILGWLITGFSYLKLKFKNMSLARQVKRQTLQINELTTTRDKAV
- a CDS encoding SirB2 family protein, with the translated sequence MLVYLHIVCAFLSLGLLIIRGGMQLSGKDWRAIKLLKILPHLVDTLLIASGLTIFFLVGYQLQSWLIMKIIMLVLYIFFSAKYFSRKATNPNNAFLAFAVLSFLGAIFFAYQPDFMES
- a CDS encoding 5'-methylthioadenosine/adenosylhomocysteine nucleosidase yields the protein MKIGIVGAMAQEVEILSQLMTDKRETKVASAVIFEGKINGKEVALLQSGIGKVAAAIGTTALLQLAKPNVVLNTGSAGGVAKGLKVGDIVISDETRYHDADVTAFGYEKGQLPANPAAFLSDKKLADLADEIAQSQGQNVKRGLICSGDSFINSEEKIAQIKADFPHITAVEMEATAIAQVCHAFNVPFVVVRAISDAGDGEASMSFEEFLPLAAKQSSALVLGMIDRL